A region of Granulicella sibirica DNA encodes the following proteins:
- the allE gene encoding (S)-ureidoglycine aminohydrolase, protein MHHLGHTRSAHHRDHLLHTPDAFIRTPLPGLEKGMAIVHASPAGGAGFTQYTVELEAGGVLAESGLAGVQRFVYVVYGAVDLASDATFRQLTADGFAYIPPDTAHTITANADAVLQVIEKPFTGVGDVVPPRLFTGNERAVAGVPLAGDEGLEVRALLPADFAQDFAVNTMTYAPGAALSLVEVHVMEHGLMMLAGGGIYRLGEHWYPVTAGDFIWMGPYCPQWFGALGKTPAKYLIYKDFNRHPLA, encoded by the coding sequence ATGCATCATCTTGGACATACGCGCAGTGCGCATCATCGGGACCATCTTCTGCATACGCCGGATGCGTTTATCCGGACTCCTTTGCCTGGACTGGAGAAGGGGATGGCGATCGTGCATGCTTCTCCGGCGGGTGGGGCGGGGTTTACGCAGTACACGGTGGAGTTGGAAGCAGGTGGGGTGCTCGCTGAGAGCGGGCTCGCCGGGGTGCAGCGGTTTGTTTATGTTGTGTATGGTGCGGTGGATCTTGCCTCCGACGCTACGTTTCGGCAGCTAACGGCAGATGGGTTTGCTTATATTCCACCCGATACCGCTCACACAATAACCGCCAACGCAGATGCCGTATTACAGGTGATCGAAAAGCCTTTTACCGGGGTTGGCGATGTCGTGCCGCCGCGTTTGTTTACGGGGAATGAGAGGGCGGTTGCAGGGGTTCCTCTTGCGGGGGATGAGGGCCTCGAGGTGCGGGCGTTGTTGCCTGCGGATTTTGCCCAGGACTTCGCGGTGAACACGATGACGTATGCGCCGGGGGCGGCGCTCAGCTTGGTTGAGGTGCATGTGATGGAGCATGGGCTGATGATGCTTGCGGGGGGCGGGATCTATCGGCTTGGGGAGCATTGGTATCCGGTGACGGCTGGGGACTTTATCTGGATGGGACCGTACTGTCCGCAGTGGTTCGGCGCGCTTGGAAAGACGCCGGCAAAGTATCTTATCTACAAGGATTTCAATCGCCACCCTCTGGCGTAG
- a CDS encoding allantoate amidohydrolase, whose product MIKLSDRREMAARVVARCRELAAYSEVAGETTRTFLSEPMREVHRLVAGWMTSAGMAVTVDAIGNVRGVFGGAGAPRLIIASHLDTVPNAGAFDGILGVMLGIAVVEAFAGAGLPIAIEVIGFSEEEGVRFRRPFLGSMALVGTLDEMTLGVKDTNAVTVSDAVRGFGLDPSRMGEARLSPVTKGYLEFHIEQGPVLESLGRALGVVTALVGQTRLEFTFAGHSNHAGTTPMHLRRDALAAASAWVVAVEELARGTDGLVATVGRIEAFPGAGNVVPGKVTALLDVRHAEDWVRGEAVGRLMDAAASAGAKRGVAVSHRVLMEQAAVGLDVGLTGMLEEAMRNIGEAPVLLASGAGHDAMIVAPHVASVMLFVRSPGGISHHPDEDVLLEDVDAALAVGVEFVRLVAAAY is encoded by the coding sequence AGGTTGCTGGGGAGACTACGCGGACTTTTCTGTCGGAGCCGATGCGTGAGGTTCACAGGCTGGTTGCGGGATGGATGACGAGCGCGGGGATGGCGGTGACCGTCGATGCGATTGGGAATGTGCGTGGGGTGTTTGGGGGTGCTGGGGCGCCTCGGCTGATCATCGCTTCACATCTCGATACGGTTCCGAATGCGGGGGCGTTCGATGGGATTCTTGGGGTAATGCTTGGAATTGCTGTCGTTGAGGCTTTCGCGGGCGCAGGCTTGCCCATTGCGATCGAGGTGATTGGGTTCTCGGAAGAGGAAGGGGTTCGGTTTCGGAGGCCTTTCCTGGGGAGTATGGCTCTTGTGGGGACTCTGGATGAAATGACGCTTGGGGTAAAAGATACAAACGCAGTTACAGTTTCGGATGCGGTGCGGGGATTCGGGCTTGACCCGTCACGGATGGGGGAAGCGCGCCTATCTCCGGTGACAAAGGGCTACCTGGAGTTTCATATCGAGCAGGGTCCAGTGCTCGAGAGTCTAGGGCGGGCGCTTGGCGTGGTGACGGCCCTGGTGGGGCAGACTCGGCTGGAGTTTACGTTCGCCGGACACAGCAATCATGCGGGGACTACGCCGATGCATCTTCGCCGGGATGCTCTGGCCGCAGCTTCGGCGTGGGTGGTTGCGGTGGAAGAGTTAGCTCGCGGGACGGATGGGCTGGTGGCGACCGTTGGACGGATCGAGGCGTTTCCGGGGGCTGGGAATGTTGTTCCGGGTAAGGTGACGGCGCTGCTGGATGTGCGGCATGCGGAGGATTGGGTTCGTGGCGAAGCAGTTGGGCGGTTGATGGATGCGGCTGCTTCGGCGGGTGCTAAGCGTGGGGTTGCGGTGTCGCATCGGGTGCTGATGGAGCAGGCTGCGGTTGGTTTGGATGTGGGGTTGACGGGGATGCTGGAGGAGGCGATGCGCAACATCGGGGAAGCGCCGGTGCTGCTTGCCAGTGGGGCGGGCCATGATGCGATGATCGTGGCTCCACATGTTGCTTCGGTGATGCTGTTTGTGCGGAGTCCGGGGGGGATTAGTCATCATCCGGATGAGGATGTTCTGCTGGAGGATGTTGACGCGGCGCTTGCGGTGGGGGTCGAGTTTGTGAGGCTGGTGGCTGCGGCTTATTAG